The DNA region TCGCCATGGGTTTGGTCTTCGTCCTGCTGCTCGGCGAGATCGACCTGTCGGCCGGTACCGCGTCGGGTGTGTGCGCCGCGGTGATGGCGATGCACTACGTGCGCTCCGGGAACCTGTTGGGCGGCATGGGTTCCACGGTGTTCTACGTCTTCGTCGGCGGCATGGTCGTCGCCGCGCTGCTCGCGGTGTTCATGCGGATCTGGGCGGGCGCGGTCCTGGCCATGGTCGCGGTCACGATCGCGATGATCGGCGCGGCGCCGAACCCGTGGATCGAGATGCTGCTCGCCCTGTGCGTCGGCACCGCGATCGGTGTGATCACCGGGTTTCTGGTGTCGAAGATCGGCATGCCGTCGTTCGTGGTGACCCTGGCACTGTTCATCACCTGGCAGGGCGTGATCCTGCAGTTCATCGGCCAGGGCGGGGTACTCGGCATCGGCACCCAGCCGGTGCTGTTCAACGTCGCCAACGGCAACCTGTCGGTGCTGGGCAGCTGGATCCTGTTCGCGGTGATCGCCGTCGGCTATGGGGGCGTGGTGCTCGGCGAGCACTTCATCCGGCTGAGCAAGGGGCTGGTGACCGCGCCGACGCCGATCGTGCTGGCCAAGGTGGCCGGGATCACCGTGCTCGCCGCGCTGGCCACCTTCGCGCTGACGGTCAACCGGTCGCCCAACGACTTCGTGGTGATCCAAGGCGTGCCGTACGTGGTCCCGATCGTCCTGGTCCTGCTGGTCGCGGGCACCTACGTGCTCAACCGGA from Alloactinosynnema sp. L-07 includes:
- a CDS encoding sugar ABC transporter permease, with the protein product MTNTPAAARTDSGGAISDFGIDTTTQSTGEAVRDFFARLRGGDLGSMPAVLGLAALVVYFWTQSENFLTLDNTANLIAQGAGKMIIAMGLVFVLLLGEIDLSAGTASGVCAAVMAMHYVRSGNLLGGMGSTVFYVFVGGMVVAALLAVFMRIWAGAVLAMVAVTIAMIGAAPNPWIEMLLALCVGTAIGVITGFLVSKIGMPSFVVTLALFITWQGVILQFIGQGGVLGIGTQPVLFNVANGNLSVLGSWILFAVIAVGYGGVVLGEHFIRLSKGLVTAPTPIVLAKVAGITVLAALATFALTVNRSPNDFVVIQGVPYVVPIVLVLLVAGTYVLNRTRYGRHIYAVGGNAEAARRAGINVPKIRASVFIVCSSVAAIGAIVYSSKVGSVDPQAGGLNTLLFAVGAAVIGGTSLFGGRGKVIHAVIGGLVLAVVENGLGLLQQPAAVVNIVTGLVLLLAATVDALSRRRAAVAGR